The Brachyspira hyodysenteriae ATCC 27164 genome includes a window with the following:
- the tgt gene encoding tRNA guanosine(34) transglycosylase Tgt, translated as MSFTFNVLKNSSQTSARLGKININGIEIDTPVFMPVGTKATVKALTPLMIEETESKIILANTYHLVLKPGLEVLKKFGGVKKFMNWKGAMLTDSGGFQVFSLAKLRKINDDGVEFSSHIDGSKYFFTPRSVMEAEHIIGADFIMCLDECSKHDASYDYVKEAMFRTHKWAKECKEYHDSTPNSEYQYLGGIIQGGMFDDLRKESAETLVNMDFPFYSIGGLSVGETPEQMHEVLSKVMLYTNKQKPRYLMGVSEPRDILNAVMEGIDMFDCVMPTRNARNGEAFTMNGIVRIRNSKYRMDDTVLEEDCDCYTCKNFSKAYLNHLDKTHEILFPILMTIHNVRFMQRFMKDLRNSIENDVFSDYRKDMMNKFY; from the coding sequence ATGTCGTTTACATTTAATGTATTAAAAAACAGTAGTCAAACTTCAGCAAGACTTGGAAAAATAAATATTAATGGAATAGAAATAGATACTCCTGTTTTTATGCCTGTAGGCACCAAAGCAACTGTAAAAGCATTAACTCCTCTTATGATAGAAGAAACTGAAAGCAAAATAATACTAGCCAATACATATCATTTAGTATTAAAACCTGGACTTGAAGTATTAAAAAAGTTTGGCGGAGTTAAAAAGTTTATGAACTGGAAAGGAGCTATGCTTACAGATTCAGGAGGATTTCAGGTATTTTCACTAGCTAAATTAAGGAAAATAAATGATGATGGTGTGGAATTCAGTTCTCATATAGATGGTTCTAAATACTTTTTTACACCTAGAAGCGTAATGGAAGCTGAACATATTATAGGTGCTGACTTTATAATGTGTCTTGATGAATGTTCAAAGCATGATGCATCTTATGATTATGTTAAAGAGGCTATGTTTAGAACACATAAATGGGCTAAAGAATGCAAAGAATATCATGACAGCACTCCAAATAGTGAATATCAGTATCTTGGAGGAATTATACAGGGCGGAATGTTTGATGATTTGAGAAAAGAAAGTGCTGAAACATTAGTAAATATGGATTTCCCTTTCTACTCTATAGGAGGACTTTCTGTAGGAGAAACACCTGAACAAATGCATGAAGTGCTTTCTAAAGTTATGCTATACACTAATAAGCAAAAACCGCGTTATTTAATGGGGGTAAGCGAGCCTAGAGACATACTTAATGCTGTTATGGAAGGAATAGATATGTTTGACTGCGTTATGCCTACAAGAAATGCAAGAAATGGGGAAGCATTCACTATGAATGGTATTGTTAGAATAAGGAATTCTAAGTATAGAATGGATGATACTGTTCTTGAAGAGGATTGCGATTGCTATACTTGTAAGAATTTCTCTAAAGCCTATCTTAATCATTTGGATAAAACACATGAAATACTATTTCCTATACTTATGACTATACATAATGTAAGATTTATGCAAAGATTTATGAAAGATTTAAGAAATTCTATTGAAAATGATGTATTTTCCGATTATAGAAAGGATATGATGAATAAATTTTATTAA